A stretch of DNA from Thermodesulfobacteriota bacterium:
TTTGGCCGCCATCACTACTCGGGGCAAGATTACAGTATCCCCAGCTCCCCATACATTAGATGGCCTAACTACAGTGGTCTCAAGTCCTTTTTCTTCATAGTATTTGAGCACTAACTTCTCTGCTTCAATTTTTGTGGCGTTATAGTTATCAACCCTGGTTTCAGCATATGGGAATGACTCATCTATGTCTACCAAGTTATGAGGGCTCCAAAAATCTGACTTCCAAACTACGGTTGACGAACTCATATGCACAAATCTTTTAACAGAATTCTGCACAGATGAATCTAATAATACTTGTGTGGCTAGAACATTTGATTTGTAAAAGCTTTCCCTGTCACCCCAATCCGTAACCAAAGCTGCTAAGTGATAGACTATATCAGCATCTACAACTAACTCTTTTAGTGCTTCATGGTTACCTAAGTCTCCATAAAACAGCTCAACACCAAGCTCATTTAATAATGTGGTGTTACTGGTTTGTCTGACAAGACACCTTACCTCATAGCCTTTTTCTACAAGTGCTTGTACTAATTTACTTCCAATAAATCCAGTACCGCCAGTTACGATTGCTTTCATATTTTTTAATAAATGTGAGATTTGTCTCTAGTAATATACTCTTAAAAATACAATAAAGAAAAACCCCTTTGATGCATAGCGACTATACAGCAAAGGGGCCAGGAGGATATGTATGCTACATTGATTCGTTGCTATAAATTAAAGATGTTCATGAATTATATTTTTTCAAGCATAAAAAAACTATAATGATACTTCTCAAAATATTTTTCTTAATACCTTCTTTATAATTCGCTATTAAAATCATTGACAATTTATTTTGGATTAGACAAAATTACGCACTCACATATCGGAGGATTTAGTTGCTAATACCACAGACAGCATTTATTACTAAAGGTGTTGGAAGACATAAAGAGAAGCTAACTAGTTTTGAGATGGCACTTAGAAATGCCAAGATAGCAGAATTTAATCTAGTGAAGGTTTCAAGCATTTTCCCACCTGACTGTAAGCTCGTACAAAGGGCTAAGGGACTTAAGAATCTATTTCCTGGACAAATACTTCATGTTGTTATGAGCGAGAACGCAACAAATGAACCAAACCGCCTAGTAGCGGCTTCTGCTGGAGTCGCAATACCTAAAGACTCCAATAGACACGGTTACATTTCAGAGCACCATAGTTTTGGAGAAAATGATGCGGTAGCTGGCGAGTATGCAGAAGACTTGGCTGCATTTATGCTGGCCACAACTTTGGGTGTTCCATTTGATTCGGATAAAAGCTACGACGAACAAAAAGACATATGGAAAATCAGCGATCATATAGTTAAGACTATTAACGTAACCCAAACAGCGGTTGGAGATAAAAACGGGCTTTGGACCACAGTGGTTGCGGCTGTCGTATTTGCTACTTACAGATAGTTTAACCGTAGTGCTCAGATATCCATTTACGATAATCGCCGCTTCTAACGCTTTCCAGCCAGCCTTTGTTATCCAAATACCATTTTATAGTTTTTAGTAAACCTGTTTCAAAAGACTCTTCAGGCATCCATCCCAGTCGGCTGGTGATCTTGTTTGAATCAATTGCATAACGCCTGTCATGTCCAGGGCGATCTGTCACAAAGCTGATTAAAGCCCTTCTTGGCTCCCTATTCTCTCTAGTGCCAACAATAACGTCAAGATAATCACATATCATTTCAACTACTTTTACATTCTCTATTTCGTTTCTGCCGCCAATGTTATAGGTTTCTCCTCTTGTGCCCCTTTTCATTATTTTCCAGATTGCAGTGCAATGATCTCTAACAAAAAGCCAGTCTC
This window harbors:
- a CDS encoding NAD-dependent epimerase/dehydratase family protein encodes the protein MKAIVTGGTGFIGSKLVQALVEKGYEVRCLVRQTSNTTLLNELGVELFYGDLGNHEALKELVVDADIVYHLAALVTDWGDRESFYKSNVLATQVLLDSSVQNSVKRFVHMSSSTVVWKSDFWSPHNLVDIDESFPYAETRVDNYNATKIEAEKLVLKYYEEKGLETTVVRPSNVWGAGDTVILPRVVMAAKKGILYPMGGGDRFVTPCHVDNLVAALLILADNENAPGNIYFINDGVKIQYMEFLEKQLNASGIKWSPGFSIPYKFAFSVAALLESIFKLTKSKKPPVLTKMAVAALSGSRSYSITKARNDLNYDPKVNMDHGIEGLRLWVNEIGGADELLKYVVKT
- a CDS encoding arginine decarboxylase, pyruvoyl-dependent, which encodes MLIPQTAFITKGVGRHKEKLTSFEMALRNAKIAEFNLVKVSSIFPPDCKLVQRAKGLKNLFPGQILHVVMSENATNEPNRLVAASAGVAIPKDSNRHGYISEHHSFGENDAVAGEYAEDLAAFMLATTLGVPFDSDKSYDEQKDIWKISDHIVKTINVTQTAVGDKNGLWTTVVAAVVFATYR